One window from the genome of Prosthecobacter vanneervenii encodes:
- a CDS encoding Trx7/PDZ domain-containing (seleno)protein has translation MKVPLLILTLAAITSAQAEAVKDREGAVRGDKARMENDPRWNWNDLDGGFRLAKTTGKPLLVVLRCLPCMSCAGIDASVLEEASLSPLLDQFVCVRVINANALDLHRFQFDYDLSFSAIMFNGDGTVYGRYGSWQHQKDPMDKTTTGFKKALEAGLAIHQGYPANKSSLSGKQGGPTPYQTPIEFPALAGKYQSKLDWNGKVVASCVHCHMIGDAYRAYYRSQSKTVPVEWIYPQPSIETLGITLATDEVAKVEAVAADSPAAKAGFQAGDTITHLSGQPLVSIADVSWVLHRSPDSGPLTAKVLRANKETALTLDLPAGWRLHSDIGRRVGTWPMRAMAFGGMKMDDIPDEERATLGLDKSQMALRVFYVGEFGEHAAAKKEGFKKDDIIIQVGDLKQRLTESALIGDLLLHHLPGEKIPATVLRGQERLVLKLPQQ, from the coding sequence ATGAAAGTTCCCCTGCTTATTCTGACCCTGGCTGCCATCACCTCCGCACAGGCCGAGGCCGTGAAAGACCGGGAAGGCGCCGTGCGCGGCGACAAGGCCCGCATGGAAAATGACCCGCGCTGGAATTGGAACGACCTGGATGGCGGCTTCCGCCTGGCCAAGACCACAGGCAAACCGCTCCTCGTGGTGCTCCGCTGTCTGCCCTGCATGTCATGCGCCGGCATTGATGCCAGCGTGCTGGAGGAGGCGTCTCTCAGCCCGCTACTTGACCAGTTTGTTTGTGTCCGCGTCATCAATGCCAACGCACTGGACCTCCACCGCTTCCAGTTTGACTACGACCTCTCCTTTTCCGCCATCATGTTTAATGGCGATGGCACCGTGTATGGCCGCTACGGCTCCTGGCAGCACCAGAAAGACCCAATGGACAAGACCACCACCGGCTTCAAAAAAGCCCTGGAGGCAGGTCTGGCCATCCACCAGGGCTACCCCGCCAACAAAAGCTCCCTGAGTGGCAAGCAGGGTGGCCCCACCCCCTATCAGACCCCAATCGAGTTCCCAGCCCTGGCCGGCAAGTACCAGAGCAAGCTCGACTGGAACGGCAAAGTGGTCGCCAGCTGTGTGCACTGCCACATGATCGGAGATGCCTACCGCGCCTATTATCGTAGCCAGAGCAAGACCGTGCCGGTGGAATGGATCTACCCCCAGCCCTCCATCGAGACGCTCGGGATCACCCTCGCCACCGATGAAGTCGCCAAAGTGGAGGCTGTGGCCGCGGACTCCCCAGCCGCCAAGGCCGGATTTCAGGCAGGAGACACCATCACCCACCTCAGCGGCCAGCCCCTTGTTTCCATCGCCGATGTGAGCTGGGTGCTGCACCGCTCTCCCGATTCAGGCCCTCTGACCGCCAAAGTCCTGCGCGCCAACAAGGAAACTGCCCTCACCCTAGACCTCCCCGCCGGATGGCGCCTACACTCGGATATTGGCAGACGAGTGGGCACCTGGCCCATGCGCGCCATGGCCTTTGGCGGCATGAAAATGGACGACATCCCCGATGAAGAGCGCGCCACCCTCGGCCTGGACAAGAGCCAGATGGCCCTGCGCGTTTTCTATGTCGGCGAGTTCGGCGAGCATGCGGCGGCCAAGAAGGAGGGCTTTAAAAAAGACGACATCATCATTCAGGTAGGCGACCTGAAACAGCGCCTGACCGAAAGCGCCCTCATCGGCGATCTCCTCC
- a CDS encoding zinc ribbon domain-containing protein: protein MPEVTAISKFACPACGAEAVWTPAKQSLVCPYCGTVSPAELKQDGSLVEENDLVSALRSIPDEQRGWAAVRKTVKCQSCHAISVFDEKRVAQSCDFCGSPSIIAVDDVGAPIRPGSQLPFKVDQGRVREDIRRWYGSHFWAPNALGQKAMTDTLHGLYLPFWTFDAHAECPWEAEAGYYYYETDSKGNRTRYTRWEYASGHVSSDFDDVLVPASKGVHPALLEKLQPFPTTTDLLPYDPGYLSGWVVEQYQIDLVQAAQDSRQRMDAILRSQCTSEIPGDTSRNLQIFPEYSGLTFKHVLLPVWLLTYTYGSKTYQVAVNGATGKISGEYPLSWIKITIAIIILLIILGIFMSQQN from the coding sequence ATGCCTGAAGTCACCGCCATTTCCAAGTTTGCCTGCCCGGCCTGCGGTGCCGAGGCGGTGTGGACGCCCGCCAAGCAGTCGCTCGTGTGTCCCTACTGCGGCACCGTGTCCCCCGCCGAACTGAAACAGGACGGCAGCTTGGTGGAGGAAAACGATCTCGTCAGCGCGCTGCGCTCCATCCCGGACGAACAGCGCGGCTGGGCGGCGGTGCGCAAGACCGTGAAATGCCAGAGCTGCCATGCCATCTCCGTCTTTGATGAAAAGAGGGTGGCGCAGAGCTGTGACTTTTGCGGGTCTCCCTCCATCATCGCTGTGGATGATGTGGGTGCGCCCATCCGGCCCGGCAGCCAGCTTCCTTTCAAGGTGGATCAGGGACGTGTGCGGGAGGACATCCGCCGCTGGTATGGCAGCCACTTCTGGGCACCGAACGCCCTCGGTCAGAAGGCCATGACGGATACACTGCACGGCCTCTACCTGCCGTTCTGGACCTTTGATGCCCATGCCGAGTGCCCCTGGGAGGCGGAGGCGGGCTACTATTATTATGAGACAGACAGCAAGGGCAACCGCACCCGCTATACCCGCTGGGAGTATGCTTCCGGACATGTAAGCAGTGATTTTGACGATGTGCTCGTCCCGGCCTCGAAAGGCGTGCATCCCGCGCTGCTGGAAAAGCTGCAGCCCTTTCCCACCACGACGGATTTGCTGCCCTATGATCCCGGCTACCTCTCCGGCTGGGTGGTGGAGCAGTACCAGATCGATCTCGTGCAGGCGGCGCAGGACTCGCGCCAGCGCATGGATGCCATTCTGCGCAGCCAGTGCACCTCCGAGATCCCGGGAGATACCAGTCGCAACCTGCAGATCTTTCCAGAATACAGCGGGCTGACCTTTAAACACGTGCTGCTGCCGGTCTGGCTGCTGACTTACACCTACGGCTCCAAGACGTATCAGGTGGCTGTGAACGGAGCCACCGGCAAGATTTCCGGCGAGTATCCGCTGAGCTGGATCAAGATCACCATCGCCATTATCATCTTGCTGATCATTCTCGGCATCTTCATGTCACAGCAAAACTAA